In Aquila chrysaetos chrysaetos chromosome 2, bAquChr1.4, whole genome shotgun sequence, the following are encoded in one genomic region:
- the DDO gene encoding D-aspartate oxidase isoform X1 has protein sequence MAAPKVAVVGAGVIGLSTALCITETCPSCSVTVLSDQFSPNTTSDVAAGMLIPHTYPGTPIHVQKQWFKETFTFLFAISNSPEASEAGIHLVSGWQVFKNTPKEELPFWSDVVLGFRPMSEAELQKFPEHRFGQTFTTLKCDCPPYLLWLEKRLKAAGVQMHTRKVADLWDLHSEYNVVVNCAGIGAHQLVGDEKLFPVRGQVLKVHAPWVKNFIRDGDGLTYIYPGIHRVTLGGTREKGSWSLSPDPGTTKDIFDRCCSLEPALRGARDIEVKVGLRPSRRCVRLQREVLSRGGVKFPVVHNYGHGAGGFSVQRGTAKEAARLVGECIATLPGSSSRAKL, from the exons ATGGCAGCACCCAAGGTCGCAGTGGTTGGCGCGGGAGTCATCGGCCTGTCCACGGCGCTGTGCATCACGGAGACTTGCCCCAGCTGCTCTGTGACGGTCCTTTCAGACCAGTTCAGCCCCAACACGACGAGCGATGTTGCAGCCGGGATGCTCATCCCTCACACCTACCCAG GCACACCAATCCACGTGCAGAAGCAGTGGTTCAAAGAGaccttcactttcctttttgccATCAGCAACTCACCTGAGGCATCAGAGGCTGGCATTCACCTGGTCTCTGG GTGGCAGGTCTTTAAAAACACTCCCAAGGAAGAGTTACCTTTCTGGTCAGATGTCGTCCTGGGATTTCGACCAATGTCCGAAGCAGAACTCCAAAAGTTTCCAGAACACCGATTTGGTCAGACCTTTACGACACTGAAATGTGACTGTCCACCCTACCTGCTGTGGCTGGAGAAAAG GTTGAAAGCAGCCGGCGTCCAGATGCACACCAGAAAAGTTGCAGACTTGTGGGACCTGCACAGCGAATATAATGTCGTCGTCAACTGCGCGGGCATCGGAGCCCACCAGCTGGTGGGGGATGAGAAGCTCTTCCCCGTCAGGGGACAAGTACTCAAGGTTCATGCTCCTTGGGTAAAAAACTTCATCCGGGACGGGGATGGCTTAACTTACATCTACCCGGGGATACACAGGGTAACCCTAGGGGGGACCAGGGAAAAGGGGAGCTGGAGTCTCTCCCCTGATCCTGGCACTACCAAAGACATCTTTGACAGATGTTGCTCCCTTGAGCCCGCGCTGCGGGGAGCTCGGGATATCGAGGTGAAGGTGGGCCTGAGGCCGTCCCGGCGGTGCGTGAGACTGCAGAGAGAGGTCTTGAGCCGAGGAGGAGTTAAGTTCCCGGTGGTCCACAACTATGGGCACGGGGCAGGCGGCTTTTCGGTGCAGAGGGGCACAGCCAAAGAGGCTGCTCGCTTGGTGGGAGAGTGCATTGCTACCCTGCCAGGCTCCTCATCGAGGGCCAAGCTTTGA
- the DDO gene encoding D-aspartate oxidase isoform X2 yields MAAPKVAVVGAGVIGLSTALCITETCPSCSVTVLSDQFSPNTTSDVAAGMLIPHTYPGTPIHVQKQWFKETFTFLFAISNSPEASEAGIHLVSGWQVFKNTPKEELPFWSDVVLGFRPMSEAELQKFPEHRFGQTFTTLKCDCPPYLLWLEKRLKAAGVQMHTRKVADLWDLHSEYNVVVNCAGIGAHQLVGDEKLFPVRGQVLKSLSGFALRHR; encoded by the exons ATGGCAGCACCCAAGGTCGCAGTGGTTGGCGCGGGAGTCATCGGCCTGTCCACGGCGCTGTGCATCACGGAGACTTGCCCCAGCTGCTCTGTGACGGTCCTTTCAGACCAGTTCAGCCCCAACACGACGAGCGATGTTGCAGCCGGGATGCTCATCCCTCACACCTACCCAG GCACACCAATCCACGTGCAGAAGCAGTGGTTCAAAGAGaccttcactttcctttttgccATCAGCAACTCACCTGAGGCATCAGAGGCTGGCATTCACCTGGTCTCTGG GTGGCAGGTCTTTAAAAACACTCCCAAGGAAGAGTTACCTTTCTGGTCAGATGTCGTCCTGGGATTTCGACCAATGTCCGAAGCAGAACTCCAAAAGTTTCCAGAACACCGATTTGGTCAGACCTTTACGACACTGAAATGTGACTGTCCACCCTACCTGCTGTGGCTGGAGAAAAG GTTGAAAGCAGCCGGCGTCCAGATGCACACCAGAAAAGTTGCAGACTTGTGGGACCTGCACAGCGAATATAATGTCGTCGTCAACTGCGCGGGCATCGGAGCCCACCAGCTGGTGGGGGATGAGAAGCTCTTCCCCGTCAGGGGACAAGTACTCAAG AGCCTCTCAGGGTTTGCTCTCAGACACAgatga
- the DDO gene encoding D-aspartate oxidase isoform X3 yields the protein MSEAELQKFPEHRFGQTFTTLKCDCPPYLLWLEKRLKAAGVQMHTRKVADLWDLHSEYNVVVNCAGIGAHQLVGDEKLFPVRGQVLKVHAPWVKNFIRDGDGLTYIYPGIHRVTLGGTREKGSWSLSPDPGTTKDIFDRCCSLEPALRGARDIEVKVGLRPSRRCVRLQREVLSRGGVKFPVVHNYGHGAGGFSVQRGTAKEAARLVGECIATLPGSSSRAKL from the exons ATGTCCGAAGCAGAACTCCAAAAGTTTCCAGAACACCGATTTGGTCAGACCTTTACGACACTGAAATGTGACTGTCCACCCTACCTGCTGTGGCTGGAGAAAAG GTTGAAAGCAGCCGGCGTCCAGATGCACACCAGAAAAGTTGCAGACTTGTGGGACCTGCACAGCGAATATAATGTCGTCGTCAACTGCGCGGGCATCGGAGCCCACCAGCTGGTGGGGGATGAGAAGCTCTTCCCCGTCAGGGGACAAGTACTCAAGGTTCATGCTCCTTGGGTAAAAAACTTCATCCGGGACGGGGATGGCTTAACTTACATCTACCCGGGGATACACAGGGTAACCCTAGGGGGGACCAGGGAAAAGGGGAGCTGGAGTCTCTCCCCTGATCCTGGCACTACCAAAGACATCTTTGACAGATGTTGCTCCCTTGAGCCCGCGCTGCGGGGAGCTCGGGATATCGAGGTGAAGGTGGGCCTGAGGCCGTCCCGGCGGTGCGTGAGACTGCAGAGAGAGGTCTTGAGCCGAGGAGGAGTTAAGTTCCCGGTGGTCCACAACTATGGGCACGGGGCAGGCGGCTTTTCGGTGCAGAGGGGCACAGCCAAAGAGGCTGCTCGCTTGGTGGGAGAGTGCATTGCTACCCTGCCAGGCTCCTCATCGAGGGCCAAGCTTTGA
- the SLC22A16 gene encoding solute carrier family 22 member 16: MAPGSERLFDSLGHFGRFQACVYFASVFQAMSCGIHYLASVFMAVTPNFVCGIPGNVSSVLFYNSSESSIEDIWTLWTSTENYIVVQLENGEIWELNQCSRSKREVSLDLAYEYKGNKSKFSCSDGFLYDDTKWKSTVVTQWDLVCDREWLAKLIQPTFMLGVLIGAVIFGDIADRLGRQRVIWFTSAGQFVFGIAVAFTFDYYSFVIVRFLLAMVSSGYLVVAFVYVTEFVGIKARTWASMHVHAFFAVGIMVVALVGYLVRTWWVYQIFLSIATLPFVLCCWMLPETPLWLLSEGRYEDAQKVINIMARWNKVSTPCKVSELCSVQQDDLVRTGDNDTSSTKKHNILDLFCNWHIARRTITVWLIWFTGSLGYYVFSLSSVSLGGNEYLNLFLIGAVELPCYIIACIGMDKLGRRNTLIPFLILSALICVLIMFLPQDFNILIILANMAGKFSIGVAFGLIYLYTAELYPTIVRSLAVGSGSMMCRVGSVVAPFCVYLRSIWIFMPLLLVGIMALLSGILTIMLPETLGKPLTNTLVEATEIGRNKKSCSGKTPAHSGAALEKIEMFGQEAVSTEK; this comes from the exons ATTTCAAgcatgtgtttattttgcatctGTCTTTCAAGCTATGTCATGTGGTATCCATTACTTAGCGTCTGTGTTCATGGCTGTTACTCCTAACTTTGTATGTGGGATCCCTGGAAATGTGAGTAGTGTTCTTTTCTACAACTCTTCTGAATCGAGTATAGAGGACATCTGGACACTATGGACAtcaacagaaaattacattGTAGTCCAgctggaaaatggagaaatttGGGAACTTAATCAGTGCAGCAGGTCCAAACGAGAAGTCAGTTTGGATCTGGCATATGAATACAAAGGCAACAAGTCCAAATTTTCTTGTTCTGATGGATTTCTCTATGATGACACAAAGTGGAAGAGCACTGTTGTTACGCAGTGGGATCTGGTCTGTGACCGAGAATGGCTTGCAAAATTAATCCAGCCTACATTCATGCTTGGAGTCTTGATTGGAGCAGTGATTTTTGGTGACATTGCTGACAG ACTGGGAAGACAGCGTGTTATATGGTTCACAAGTGCTGGTCAGTTTGTATTTGGCATCGCAGTGGCCTTCACATTTGACTACTACAGTTTCGTGATTGTGCGCTTTCTCCTTGCTATG GTTTCAAGTGGCTATCTGGTTGTGGCTTTTGTTTATGTGACTGAATTTGTTGGCATAAAAGCACGAACCTGGGCTTCTATGCATGTCCatgctttttttgctgtggGAATTATGGTTGTGGCACTCGTGGGATATTTGGTTCGGACCTGGTGGGTCTATCAGATATTTCTCTCCATAGCAACTCTTCCCTTTGTCTTGTGCTGCTGGATGCTCCCAGAAACACCTCTTTGGCTCCTGTCAGAGGGAAGATACGAAGATGCacaaaaagtaattaatatAATGGCAAGATGGAATAAAGTAAGCACTCCCTGCAAAGTTTCTGAACTGTGCTCAGTCCAACAAGATGATCTGGTCAGAACGGGTGACAATGACACATCCTCAACAAAGAAGCACAACATCTTAGACCTGTTTTGTAACTGGCACATTGCAAGAAGGACCATCACAGTCTGGCTGATCTGGTTCACTGGAAGTTTGGGGTACTACGTCTTCTCCCTCAGTTCTGTCAGTCTAGGAggcaatgaatatttaaatctctttctcatag GTGCTGTGGAGTTGCCTTGCTATATCATTGCTTGCATTGGGATGGACAAACTGGGAAGGAGAAACACACTCATTCCATTCCTTATTTTAAGTGCACTGATCTGTGTTTTAATTATGTTCCTACCTCAG GATTTCAATATATTAATTATCTTAGCAAATATGGCTGGAAAATTTTCAATAGGTGTGGCATTTGGCCTCATATATCTCTACACAGCAGAACTGTACCCAACAATTGTAAG GTCACTTGCTGTTGGAAGTGGAAGCATGATGTGCCGTGTAGGTAGTGTGGTTGCTCCTTTCTGTGTATATCTGAGAAGCATTTGGATTTTCATGCCACTT TTGCTTGTTGGAATCATGGCTCTTCTGAGTGGAATATTAACAATAATGCTTCCAGAAACACTGGGAAAACCATTGACTAATACTTTGGTGGAAGCTACAGAAAttggaagaaacaagaaaagctgtTCAGGAAAGACTCCAGCACACAGTGGTGCAGCATTAGAAAAGATAGAGATGTTTGGTCAAGAAGCAGTCAGCACtgagaaataa